In Mus musculus strain C57BL/6J chromosome 9, GRCm38.p6 C57BL/6J, one genomic interval encodes:
- the Scamp2 gene encoding secretory carrier-associated membrane protein 2 isoform 2 (isoform 2 is encoded by transcript variant 2), protein MSAFDTNPFADPVDVNPFQDPSVTQLTNAPQSGLAEFNPFSETNAATTVPATQAPGPSQPAVLQPSVEPAQPTPQAVAAAAQAGLLRQQEELDRKAAELERKERELQNTAANLHVRDNNWPPLPSWCPVKPCFYQDFSTEIPADYQRICKMLYYLWMLHSVTLFLNLLACLAWFTSDAANGTAFGLSILWFLIFTPCAFLCWYRPIYKAFRSDNSFSFFVFFFVFFCQIGIYFIQLIGLPNLGTSGWLAALSTMKNGPLAVTIIMMVVAGFFTLCAGLSLFLLQRVHAFYRRTGASFQQAQEEFSQGIFSSRTFRGAASSAARGAFQGN, encoded by the exons gaTCCCTCTGTGACCCAGCTGACCAATGCTCCTCAGAGTGGCCTGGCTGAGTTCAATCCCTTCTCAGAG ACAAATGCAGCGACAACAGTTCCTGCCACACAAGCTCCTGGGCCCTCCCAGCCAGCAGTTCTCCAGCCCTCAGTGGAACCAGCACAGCCAACGCCCCAG GCTGTTGCAGCTGCGGCCCAGGCAGGCTTGCTTCGACAGCAGGAAGAACTAGACAGGAAAGCTGCCGAGCTGGAACGCAAGGAGCGAGAGTTGCAGAACACTGCAGCGAATTTGCATG TGCGAGACAACAACTGGCCGCCACTCCCCTCATGGTGCCCTGTGAAACCCTGCTTCTATCAGGACTTCTCCACGGAGATCCCTGCTGACTACCAGCGGATTTGCAAGATGCTTTACTATCTCTGGATGT TGCATTCAGTGACTCTGTTTCTAAACCTGCTTGCGTGCCTGGCCTGGTTCACAAGTGACGCAGCCAATGGAACAGCCTTTGGCCTCTCCATCCTTTGGTTTCTGATCTTCACTCCCTGTGCCTTCCTTTGTTGGTACCGACCCATCTACAAGGCTTTCAG GTCTGACAACTCTTTCAGCTTCTTCGtgttcttttttgtatttttttgtcaaATAGGGATCTACTTCATCCAGTTGATTGGCTTGCCTAACTTGGGGACCAG TGGTTGGCTTGCAGCCCTATCTACGATGAAAAATGGGCCCTTAGCTGTGACCATCATCATGATGGTAGTGGCTGGCTTCTTTACCCTCTGTGCTGGGCTTTCACTCTTCCTCCTGCAGCGG GTACACGCCTTCTACCGCCGAACAGGAGCCAGCTTCCAGCAGGCCCAGGAAGAGTTCTCCCAGGGTATCTTCAGCAGCAGAACCTTTCGCGGGGCTGCCTCATCTGCTGCCCGAGGAGCCTTTCAGGGGAATTAG
- the Scamp2 gene encoding secretory carrier-associated membrane protein 2 isoform 1 (isoform 1 is encoded by transcript variant 1) produces MSAFDTNPFADPVDVNPFQDPSVTQLTNAPQSGLAEFNPFSETNAATTVPATQAPGPSQPAVLQPSVEPAQPTPQLPVRQASKFLPARFLAAGEPSERQTLLGGDSISRDSHKRKPSKAVAAAAQAGLLRQQEELDRKAAELERKERELQNTAANLHVRDNNWPPLPSWCPVKPCFYQDFSTEIPADYQRICKMLYYLWMLHSVTLFLNLLACLAWFTSDAANGTAFGLSILWFLIFTPCAFLCWYRPIYKAFRSDNSFSFFVFFFVFFCQIGIYFIQLIGLPNLGTSGWLAALSTMKNGPLAVTIIMMVVAGFFTLCAGLSLFLLQRVHAFYRRTGASFQQAQEEFSQGIFSSRTFRGAASSAARGAFQGN; encoded by the exons gaTCCCTCTGTGACCCAGCTGACCAATGCTCCTCAGAGTGGCCTGGCTGAGTTCAATCCCTTCTCAGAG ACAAATGCAGCGACAACAGTTCCTGCCACACAAGCTCCTGGGCCCTCCCAGCCAGCAGTTCTCCAGCCCTCAGTGGAACCAGCACAGCCAACGCCCCAG CTCCCGGTTAGACAGGCCAGCAAGTTTCTGCCTGCCCGATTCCTGGCAGCGGGTGAGCCCTCAGAGAGGCAGACGCTACTAGGAGGAGATAGTATTTCCAGGGACAGCCACAAGCGCAAGCCTTCGAAG GCTGTTGCAGCTGCGGCCCAGGCAGGCTTGCTTCGACAGCAGGAAGAACTAGACAGGAAAGCTGCCGAGCTGGAACGCAAGGAGCGAGAGTTGCAGAACACTGCAGCGAATTTGCATG TGCGAGACAACAACTGGCCGCCACTCCCCTCATGGTGCCCTGTGAAACCCTGCTTCTATCAGGACTTCTCCACGGAGATCCCTGCTGACTACCAGCGGATTTGCAAGATGCTTTACTATCTCTGGATGT TGCATTCAGTGACTCTGTTTCTAAACCTGCTTGCGTGCCTGGCCTGGTTCACAAGTGACGCAGCCAATGGAACAGCCTTTGGCCTCTCCATCCTTTGGTTTCTGATCTTCACTCCCTGTGCCTTCCTTTGTTGGTACCGACCCATCTACAAGGCTTTCAG GTCTGACAACTCTTTCAGCTTCTTCGtgttcttttttgtatttttttgtcaaATAGGGATCTACTTCATCCAGTTGATTGGCTTGCCTAACTTGGGGACCAG TGGTTGGCTTGCAGCCCTATCTACGATGAAAAATGGGCCCTTAGCTGTGACCATCATCATGATGGTAGTGGCTGGCTTCTTTACCCTCTGTGCTGGGCTTTCACTCTTCCTCCTGCAGCGG GTACACGCCTTCTACCGCCGAACAGGAGCCAGCTTCCAGCAGGCCCAGGAAGAGTTCTCCCAGGGTATCTTCAGCAGCAGAACCTTTCGCGGGGCTGCCTCATCTGCTGCCCGAGGAGCCTTTCAGGGGAATTAG